One genomic window of Chanos chanos chromosome 13, fChaCha1.1, whole genome shotgun sequence includes the following:
- the ciita gene encoding MHC class II transactivator: MVPFEEVLAQVRGALRNATPSLIHDLLKELMDAQVFSRPYYLSLIPAGDEEEWDRRDIVSVNEEDLARRLALPVWQKWDVCEDILATLFKPMLDYGPKEFPSVCDFPKDLETILDEASLSLFEEFLVDCNFFNEDLNVHDDPAVTQALPEIDSSRLEKRKHEGVQADTYPEKVPRLEHNKMEGGFHLSQDPVPCVLQLTMPPIPVTESASLLPSCGECTVVNVERFQFVDRCMPTSLSLCDPSNVFYIPDGPAFQVIHTLPHSVINFPVASTIVPVSNYVLMSPVSVSPGSQIVPVSPVGGTVAPTEFNVTAPVSSQTDSASKGLYSPSVSPRKAADEIQQRDTPASVPQPPRKPSPEMPRCVEDYIQLAKSQMKDSCGLVEPNMSMESHYVDVQLVQRRIQIKTGKNANKCLEKELVVLSDSERKEATIDRSQVFRDSSSKPKQLMAILGKAGMGKSVLIRRLCLDWANDCLPQFKFVFLLNFKTLSRTQSSHSLRSLLFDLSSAPGSENTEDVFKYILSSPAEVLIIFDSFDDFRDYTGLLHCPDTYDLDSNYSIKDLFSGLFQKKLLAGCTLLIATRPKGVLNQLLRKVDSILELCGFTSEEIQLYTSNYFRDSTFCEKALAAIKSQSYVFSLCSCPLLCRITCSLLENQDCAGFTLPSTLTGLCKRLLHQILNKNSVKDKQTQNILRLCGLAWEAFKTQNVLLNSRQSGSEELWDFGLNSGILTSHITRKENGEEQTSYSFAHLLIQNLLCVLHMAQSKDISDKMLVAQIMLQQKKKKPQGEWHDGMQRFVTGLLFQKTSSQDGSFLETTADTQAKRKAVEAHLESLRPGQLIPTYLLELFHCVYESNNVKLSKHLVKSLPDDLSFYGTQLCPPDIYVVRHVLQNAKGLRRTFSINLQDTSISLSGLKDLVGLNCIKSFRASIADTISLWEDLHKNNDAALLKSTVDKFTICPYKATEVRHIDNLFHLVQIHKERKLSLCGAGPALEDDIPAVRHLQKLEYELGPQHGPVAFPRLVAILPTLQSLQYLDLENNKIGDSGAELLADVLLNLSSLKILNLSQNYIGDKGVEKLALALSSVLSLQSLSLYSNFIADGGAESLASVLPNMKSLMDLDVKYNKFTDIGAQKLGDALKNCPSIKALELWNQFIPYGVFEHLQHQDTRIGFL, from the exons ATGGTTCCCTTTGAGGAGGTGTTGGCACAGGTAAGGGGCGCCCTCCGAAACGCCACCCCTAGCCTGATTCACGATCTTCTGAAAGAGCTGATGGATGCCCAGGTGTTCTCCAGGCCTTATTACCTGTCCCTTATCCCAGCTGGTGATGAGGAGGAGTGGGACCGAAGAGATATAGTCTCTGTTAATGAAGAGGACCTGGCCAGGAGACTGGCTTTGCCTGTTTGGCAGAAATGGGACGTCTGCGAAGACATACTTGCTACACTCTTCAAACCAATGCTAGACTATGGGCCAAAGGAATTCCCCAGTGTCTGTG ACTTTCCAAAAGACCTTGAGACTATTTTGGATGAAGCCAGCTTGTCTCTTTTTGAAGAATTCTTGG ttgattGCAATTTCTTCAACGAAGATTTAAATGTCCACG ATGACCCAGCTGTGACCCAAGCCTTGCCAGAGATAGACAGTTCCCgtcttgaaaaaagaaaacatgaaggAG tTCAAGCGGACACGTATCCGGAGAAAGTGCCAAGACTAGAACACAATAAAATGG AGGGGGGTTTCCACCTCAGTCAGGACCCTGTTCCATGCGTCCTGCAGTTAACCATGCCCCCTATACCTGTCACTGAGAGCGCATCTCtgctgccctcttgtggtgaGTGCACAGTTGTCAATGTTGAACGCTTTCAGTTTGTGGATCGCTGCATGCCCACGTCGCTATCGCTGTGTGACCCTTCCAATGTGTTTTACATACCAGATGGACCTGCGTTCCAGGTTATCCACACTCTTCCACATTCAGTGATAAACTTCCCTGTGGCCAGCACAATTGTGCCTGTTTCCAATTACGTACTGA TGTCACCTGTCTCCGTCAGTCCTGGATCTCAGATTGTGCCTGTTTCACCAG TGGGTGGTACCGTGGCACCAACAGAGTTCAATGTAACTGCTCCAGTGAgctcacagacagactctgCAAGTAAAGGCTTGTATTCACCGTCTGTCTCGCCCAGAAAAG CTGCAGATGAAATACAACAGAGAGATACTCCCGCATCAGTCCCCCAGCCTCCGAGAAAACCCAGCCCAGAGATGCCAC GATGTGTTGAAGACTACATACAACTGGCAAAATCTCAGATGAAAGATTCCTGTGGTCTAGTGGAACCAAACATGAGCATGGAGAGCCACTATGTAGATGTTCAGCTGGTCCAGAGGAGAATCCAGATCAAGACGGGCAAGAACGCCAACAAGTGTCTGGAGAAGGAACTGGTCGTTCTGAGTGACTCTGAGCGAAAGGAGGCCACAATTGACAGGAGTCAGGTTTTCAGGGACAGTTCCTCTAAACCCAAGCAGCTGATGGCCATTCTTGGAAAGGCAGGGATGGGAAAGAGCGTGTTGATTCGCCGTTTGTGTTTGGACTGGGCCAACGACTGCCTTCCACAGTTTAAGTTTGTCTTTTTGCTGAATTTCAAAACTCTGAGTAGGACTCAGTCAAGCCACAGTCTGAGGAGTCTGTTGTTCGATCTGTCTTCTGCTCCGGGCAGTGAGAACACTGAAGATGTGTTTAAATACATTCTGTCTTCTCCCGCAGAAGTTCTGATTATTTTTGATAGCTTTGATGACTTCAGAGACTATACGGGGCTTCTTCACTGCCCTGACACCTATGACTTGGACAGTAATTACAGCATCAAGGACTTGTTCTCAGGACTCTTTCAGAAGAAACTCCTCGCGGGGTGTACACTTCTGATTGCCACCAGACCTAAAGGGGTTTTAAATCAGCTGTTACGAAAAGTAGACAGCATTTTGGAGCTCTGTGGCTTTACCTCCGAGGAGATCCAACTTTATACCTCAAACTATTTCAGAGACAGCACGTTCTGTGAGAAGGCATTGGCTGCGATAAAAAGCCAGAGCTATGTTTTCAGCCTGTGTTCCTGCCCTTTATTGTGTAGGATCACTTGTTCTCTACTGGAGAATCAGGACTGTGCTGGTTTCACTTTGCCTTCCACTTTAACGGGTTTATGCAAAAGGCTGCTTCATCAAATTCTAAACAAGAATTCTGTGaaggacaaacagacacagaacattCTCCGTCTGTGTGGCCTGGCATGGGAGGCCTTCAAAACTCAAAATGTTCTATTGAACTCCAGGCAATCGGGCTCTGAGGAGCTCTGGGACTTTGGACTCAACAGTGGAATTCTAACATCTCACATCACACGTAAGGAGAATGGTGAGGAGCAAACTAGCTACTCGTTTGCTCACCTCCTCATTCAGAACCTCCTGTGTGTCCTGCACATGGCACAATCCAAAGACATCAGTGACAAGATGCTGGTGGCTCAGATAATGCtacagcagaagaagaagaaacctCAGGGAGAATGGCACGATGGGATGCAGAGGTTCGTCACAGGCTTGCTCTTCCAGAAGACGTCAAGCCAAGACGGCAGCTTTCTGGAGACCACAGCGGACACGCAGGCGAAGAGAAAGGCAGTGGAGGCTCACCTGGAAAGCCTGAGGCCTGGCCAGCTCATCCCCACCTATCTTCTAGAACTGTTTCACTGCGTGTATGAATCTAACAATGTCAAGCTCTCCAAACACCTGGTGAAAAGCCTGCCGGATGATCTCTCTTTCTACGGGACCCAGCTCTGTCCGCCAGACATATATGTAGTGAGGCATGTTCTGCAGAATGCCAAAGGTCTTAGGAGGACTTTCTCCATTAATCTGCAGGACACTTCCATTTCCCTCAGCGGTCTCAAAGACCTGGTCGGGCTGAACTGCATTAAATCATTCCG GGCATCAATAGCAGACACTATAAGCCTTTGGGAAGACTTGCACAAAAACAATGATGCAGCGCTATTGAAAAGCACTGTGGACAAGTTTACAATATGCCCATATAAGGCTACAGAAGTCCGCCACATAGACAACCTGTTTCACCTTGTCCAAATCCACAAAGAGAGGAAGCTAtcgctctg TGGTGCTGGGCCAGCCCTGGAAGATGACATTCCAGCAGTGAGACACCTTCAGAAACTGgaatatga GCTTGGCCCCCAGCACGGTCCAGTTGCCTTTCCCAGACTTGTGGCTATCCTGCCTACTCTTCAATCTCTGCAGTACTTAGA cCTGGAGAATAACAAAATTGGAGACTCTGGTGCTGAGCTGCTAGCTGATGTTTTGTTGAATTTATCATCTCTGAAAATTTTGAA CTTGTCTCAGAACTACATCGGAGATAAAGGGGTAGAGAAGCTGGCTCTTGCCCTCTCATCCGTCCTCTCTCTGCAAAGCCTCAG CCTCTACAGTAACTTCATTGCAGACGGCGGAGCGGAGAGCCTTGCCTCCGTTTTGCCAAACATGAAGTCACTGATGGATCTGGA TGTGAAATATAACAAGTTTACGGACATTGGCGCACAGAAGCTAGGAGATGCTCTGAAAAACTGTCCAAGTATCAAGGCTCTTGA ACTGTGGAATCAGTTTATTCCATACGGCGTGTTTGAGCATCTCCAGCACCAGGACACCAGAATAGGATTCCTGTAG
- the dexi gene encoding dexamethasone-induced protein homolog, with amino-acid sequence MTRSVYSQLDSVESLINQLPYMFYLGLFFVNVLILYYAFLMEYIVLNVGIVFLPEDMDQALVDLGVLSDPASVPYETDTELDVFEGYLE; translated from the coding sequence ATGACCCGATCAGTTTATTCTCAGTTAGATTCAGTGGAATCGCTAATTAACCAGCTTCCCTATATGTTTTATCTCGGCCTGTTTTTTGTCAATGTTCTAATCCTCTACTATGCCTTTTTAATGGAATACATAGTGCTTAATGTCGGAATAGTCTTTCTTCCGGAGGATATGGACCAAGCCCTGGTGGATTTGGGCGTGCTCTCCGACCCAGCCTCTGTCCCATATGAAACGGACACAGAATTAGATGTTTTTGAGGGATATCTGGAATGA